In one Parcubacteria group bacterium genomic region, the following are encoded:
- a CDS encoding PQQ-dependent sugar dehydrogenase: MRRSNIFLITAVAVIIALIGAFFYYKNLRGVWPAISPPPENIAEVIDQNQTPYPLKLPSGFSISVFAKDLPGARVMAIDGFGNLWVSQTGKGIISQIEVKDGKAVATHSIFRDLNNPHGLVFDPQNSFLLYFAEEDKISKVKIYSDEHSQKIADLPSGGGHFTRTLGFGPDSRLYVSIGSSCNVCHEQDNRRAKIFSMNKNGGDFKEFARGLRNAVFFTWSYVDGKMWATEMGRDLLGDNIPPDEINIVEAGKNYGWPICYGKNIHDSIFDKNTYIRNPCMEPFEISSHIDIPAHSAPLGLAFVPEEGWPEGYWYNLFVSYHGSWNRSEPTGYKVVRINLDSKGNYLGTEDFITGWLTSSGALGRPVDILVQPGGTMYISDDKAGVIYKVVYKK, translated from the coding sequence ATGAGGAGATCAAATATATTTTTGATTACCGCCGTAGCAGTGATTATTGCATTAATAGGCGCGTTTTTTTATTATAAAAACTTAAGAGGAGTTTGGCCGGCTATTAGTCCGCCGCCAGAAAATATAGCCGAAGTTATTGATCAAAATCAAACGCCATATCCCTTGAAACTGCCTAGTGGATTTTCCATTTCTGTTTTTGCTAAAGATTTGCCGGGAGCAAGAGTAATGGCAATTGATGGTTTTGGTAATCTATGGGTCAGCCAAACCGGTAAAGGAATAATTTCCCAGATAGAAGTAAAAGATGGTAAAGCTGTAGCTACCCATTCCATTTTTCGCGACCTTAATAATCCACATGGCTTGGTTTTTGATCCTCAAAATTCTTTTCTTTTATATTTTGCCGAAGAAGATAAAATTTCTAAAGTTAAGATTTATTCGGATGAACATTCTCAAAAAATCGCGGATCTGCCTTCGGGCGGCGGGCATTTCACCCGTACTCTTGGTTTTGGACCGGACAGTCGTCTTTATGTTTCAATCGGTTCGTCTTGCAATGTTTGCCACGAACAAGATAATCGGCGCGCCAAAATATTTTCAATGAATAAGAACGGCGGCGATTTTAAAGAATTTGCCAGAGGTCTAAGGAATGCAGTTTTTTTCACTTGGAGTTATGTTGACGGAAAGATGTGGGCAACCGAAATGGGACGCGATCTTTTGGGAGATAATATACCGCCGGATGAAATTAATATTGTTGAGGCAGGAAAAAATTACGGCTGGCCAATTTGTTATGGTAAAAACATCCACGACTCTATCTTCGACAAAAATACTTATATTAGAAACCCTTGTATGGAACCGTTTGAAATTTCAAGTCATATTGATATTCCGGCGCACTCGGCGCCGCTGGGTCTTGCCTTTGTTCCCGAGGAGGGCTGGCCGGAAGGGTATTGGTATAATCTTTTCGTTTCTTACCATGGCTCTTGGAATCGCAGCGAACCGACCGGTTATAAGGTGGTACGAATAAATCTTGATAGCAAGGGAAATTATCTTGGAACCGAAGATTTTATAACCGGCTGGCTAACTTCAAGCGGCGCGCTTGGCCGCCCCGTTGATATTCTGGTTCAGCCAGGCGGTACGATGTACATCTCCGACGATAAAGCCGGCGTTATATACAAAGTAGTGTATAAAAAATAA